Proteins co-encoded in one Nothobranchius furzeri strain GRZ-AD chromosome 4, NfurGRZ-RIMD1, whole genome shotgun sequence genomic window:
- the bncr gene encoding protein Bouncer has translation MARQNMLQLLHVAALCLLLFLPSLCCENLVCHFSPILEKDKMVEPTVTECPPKQVCFEGVGRYGNYSALSARGCMLQDQCSKKVYIRLKGTVYIMSYSCCDWPHCNSCVAVRPLLATVTLAAVAALTSRLS, from the exons ATGGCTCG CCAGAACATGTTGCAGCTCCTTCATGTTGCTGCGCTTTGCCTTCTCCTGTTCCTGCCCTCACTGTGCTGCGAGAACCTGGTGTGCCACTTCAGCCCCATCCTGGAGAAGGATAAGATGGTTGAACCTACTGTGACAGAATGTCCTCCCAAACAGGTCTGCTTTGAGGGCGTGGGTCGCTATGGCAACTACTCAGCCTTGTCTGCAAGGGGGTGCATGCTGCAGGACCAATGCAGCAAAAAAGTCTACATCCGTCTCAAAGGGACGGTGTACATAATGAGCTACAGCTGCTGTGACTGGCCTCACTGTAACTCGTGTGTTGCTGTCCGCCCTCTGCTTGCCACCGTGACTCTAGCGGCGGTCGCTGCTCTGACCTCCAGGTTGAGTTGA